The segment ataacaattaaaaaaaaaaaagcttccacCACCAAATCACTTCATGTGTGATACATTTGCCTTTATACTTAAGCCAACAATGAAACAGTCTCACTGTATAATGTCTGCCATCTGACTCTTAGCACACCATGAGAAACACTTACCTTGAAGAGTGAACGTTGTGAAGGACAGCTCATATGGCATAAGAGGAACTTTTGAACTGTTTCCTCAGAAAATGGGAATTAAATTTGATGTTGAGTATGTGAATAATAGTTTGTATTAATCTAATTTGTACTCCATCACTGTTACAGTGATTTGACAATGGCTTCAAGCACATTGTCCTGTAGATTTTccaattaatttttcttctcattacAAAGATAGATTCTTGTGTGATTCTAATTCTTGTCTTGTAACTCAGAAGTGAGGGCCTGACCTTTGGCTGTAGCTGCAGTGTCTGGTGCTATACAAGGGGTTGAGCAATCTATCTATGTATGACATTGTGCAGCTGTTTAGTGCAGTGAAAATGCAACTGCTGCATGTTTCTCAGTCAGTGAGAGAGAATGAATCCATATGATTCCCTATAACCAGCTGTGTGTGcttgcagcctgggctgcatcaTCAAAAGaagcgtggccagcaggtcaaagGAGATGATTCTCCCTCTGTGCTCTGAGACTCTTGAGACCCCATCTGGAGTCAGCACAGGAAAGATGTGAACCTCTCCTGTGACcccaggctgagagagttggggttgtccagcctggagaagagaggacTCTGGAGGAGCCCTCATGGTGGACTTAAGGGAGTGTATGAAATGGAGAGAGAGTGACTTCTTACCCAGGCAGATAATGGTAGGACAGGGACACTAGGTAGGACAATACAGTTTTCTATTAAAAGGGGAGACATTTAGAGTAGATGGTAGGAAGAAATACTTTACtcagagggtggtgaggcactggagcagattgtccagagaagttgtggatgcaccatccctggaagtgttcaaggccaggttggatggggcttcaagcaatctggtctagtgggtGGCATCCCTGGCTGTGGCAGGGGGAGGTTGGAACTAGGGGATCTTTAGTTGCTTCTAATCCTAGCCATTCTATGATACACCAAATAAAATGCAGTGTCTGCTCAGCCATTTTTCACATCTAGTTATTATAAGGTAGCTGTGGCAATGGtgtatgtattttatattataaataGTATATATTTATGAAGTATATATTTATAGTATACTGCAAGTGACTCTTAAAAATTTAGAGACTGAAACAGTGTTTCTAAGCAGTACATGGATTTGCTTAAAGCTCAGAAAAATGGGAAGAGGCACTTAAATCCAACTGTGCCTTGCAGCCTCTAGAATAACATCAAATTTTGGCATGAATTCAAAAGCCCCATAGGTTTCTTGCATTGtaattctgttttctgtttcacaGTATGGCTTCATCAGACAAGAATAGGTCTCAGTTTGTATGATGTGGCAGGACAAGGCTACCTCAGAGAATCAGTAAGTAAATTCTTGATTAACTTAATATCTCTCTTTAAATCAAATGACAGAGCATCAGAAAgatcccaattttttttttctagcctTGTCTTGTAAAAGCTTGTAACATAGATTTGGGGTGGGCACATTTGTTTGGATAAATTGCAATTTATGTGTTCAAGAGATGTGGTGGTGAGAGTGGTGCTAGCCTTTTAAACTTTTGGgtaattttctgaaaaaaggATTGTATCTACCAAGATTTCATGTCATTAGCATTTTACTAGATTTAGTAGGGTATGATAAAAATCACAAATTATTGTTCAGTAAATTATTATCCTGTTCTAAAAGGAGataatattataaaataaataaaaatgtccTAGTTACCACTcaacttaaagaaaaaaagatttattAAAGTCTATTAAGCAATGGGATTATCCAATCCAGAGTTATACTCCTGATACATGAAAAAGGTACAGTGGAATGcatttatatttacatataaatatacTTTGTTAAATTCTGATTTATTAATAGGTTGTTTCAGCCCTAGAATCACATGTGCATGTATATGATCTGGGATTTCTTGCACGTAGTCAGAAGCTTTTTTGCTCGTTTTCATGCTCTTTTCTGCATTGTTGCAGGACTGTATTTTAACAAAATACACTTGAAAGGCAGAGAGGAATATAGCAAACAAGGAACAATAGTAATGTTCAAtgcttgtttccttttcttaatTCTGCAGGATTTAGAAAACTATATTTTGGAGCTCATCCCTACTTTGCCACAACTGGATGGCTTAGAAAAATCTTTTTACTCCTTTTATGTCTGCACAGCAGTTAGAAAGTTCTTCTTCTTTCTGGATCCTCTCAGAACAGGTAGGTCTCTTAAAATGTTCCCACTGAAGCTGCTTGTGTTTTGAAAGCAATGTGTGGTTGTCCTGGTAGGCTTTTGGTCAGCATTGAAGATTATTCTCCACTGAAGACCATGACTCTTTATTGTGGTCTAATAATCTACTTTTACAGCTAATAAATTTCTGTGGGATACCTATCAGTTGAGGTTCTATAGAGTTATCTCATAGAAACTGACAAATAAGATACTGTTTCATCATAATGAGCTATTAGCAGTAGCTAATTTTGTAAGTGTTTAGGGTGATTAGAAAACACAGCTGCTTGTCAGTACATCCACAGAGCTGTGGAAATGCTCAGGAATGGTTAGAGTGACGTGCTTTTCCTGTGATTAAATCAGTGTGCACCATGCAGACCCACTAGAAAAGGTCTGCAGTTAGTTCTGCTAATGCTTGTTACACGTGTAGCTCCCTCCTATGCCCTCCATTGAAGTCACAAACTGCATGTGTTTTcaagctccagctgtgccccttGTAAAGGTCAGAATTGTGTGGGCAGCAGCCTCTGACAGAGGTAATTTCAAACGTTTGGAGAGGGTGGGTGGGAAGTTTTAAGTGCCATTATTTTGCACAGCTGTTAGCACAGTGTCTGTGCACCAGTcagagctgcaccagcagcagctcattCTGCTACCTTAGCTTTGTGTCACAGCTGTAGTTTTGAAGATGTGAGAATATCGTGTCACTTAAGAGACTATTATTTCATCAAATGCCTTAAGCATGCTGtctttgcaaattttttttacattttgagTAGCTGTTGTTGAAcattcatatttattttaatctaGTTTTCTGGCATTGAAGGCTTCAGGATAGCTCCTGCCAATATCAGGCTAGTTTTGtccaaacattttaaaaggtattttattttatctctgAAATTAGAGCCTTATCCTTGATGTTAGACATGGGTTTTGTTtaacttttgtttcttaaaaagTCATCTTTTTCTGCTCCAAATACTTCTTTCTTAAGTAGAACCACCTAAATGAGAATAGTCAAATGGATATGTTGGCTGAGCAACtgttaaaatgtattttctttttcttgctgcAGGGAAGATAAAGATACAGGATATTTTAGCTTGCAGCTTCCTGGATGACTTACTAGAGGTAAAGATCTCTAACATATACTGttgtattttaatttactcTTTCTGAATTCTAACTTTGTGTTTCACTTAGTTAAGGGATGAAGAACTTTCTAAAGAAAGTCAGGAAACAAATTGGTTTTCTGCTCCTTCTGCATTAAGAGTTTATGGTAGGTTCCTTTATATGCCAAcacttttctcctctttcttatGACTTAGTCACATTATTACTGctatttttcctctgcttttgtcaCATTAAATCCTCCTGCTAACTTGTCTTTTCAAATCCTGTGTTCACCCTTTCAGTTTATCTTCCTTTCTTTATAATTTTGGTTCTCCACTGTTGCTCTTTATTGTGGTTTTAAAATCGGTCACTTTGTTGCACAAGGTACAAGATTCCACTGTAACCTTCTCTTCTGGCTCTATTCATGCCTTTGCATCATTTTAGCTCTTTATTAATGCTTACAGCATATTTGGATAAAGTAATATGCTCTTAGTCTTCTGCTCCTCTCTCAGTATACACAACTATTAACTTACACTAGAACTGCTAACACCTCATTATGGGAATCCCGCTTCTCTCCCTCCATGGTCTGTACTTATTTCTGAAGCTTTCTGATTATTATGTGAATCAGAAACAGTAGTAAAGTCTCCCTTAACTGCATTAACTTTATTATGGAAATTTAAAAGTTTAGCATTTcaatgtttatttttctctgttgaAAGAGTTCTTTTCTGATGCTTTTTTTATCTCCTTCCTAGGTCAGTACTTAAACCTTGATAAAGATCACAATGGCATGCTCAGCAAAGAAGAGCTGTCCCGATATGGAACAGGCACTCTGACCAACATATTTTTGGATCGTGTCTTTCAGGAATGCTTAACTTATGATGGTGAAATGGTAATTGCATATTTTCCCTTTGTCCACAGCATACCATCTTTGGCTTATTGAGTAATGTAACAAAAGTTACTTTACCTCAAGCTACTCCTTATTCTTGAAAGAGGAGCTTGAGGTAAAGTAACTTGTGTTTATCATTGTGCACACAAATGACCATGCAACATATTAGAAAGTTATTTTTCTTAAGAGCAAGGTGATTGTAGTGTGGCCTAAAAATAAATTGCTTGTTTGAAAAAGCAGAGTTGATAGAGAATCCAGACAGCCTAGGATAAAGCCACTCGTAGATTCAATTAGAAAAGtgcatactgaaaaaattaTAGATGCAGCAATACTTTTTAGTTAAATGTAATGCTTTAAAGAGAACCAAAGACAAGTGGCACACTTGAGATTAGTGCAAGTTAGCTAAGCTGTCAACTTCATGAAGACAGTTGTGCTTTTCACTGTAAGCTTTCCATAGCTGTGGAAAATGAGAAGGCTAACTAATTTAAAGTAACACCTTATATCTATATTTTTGAAGCTTTACTTAATGTTCAGCCACAATTCTTGTCTGCATTCAAATGACTGGAGTGCGAAGTGATAAGTTAGAAATTCACTATAGAGCCCTTTTGCCACCTGAGCAGTTTTTTTGTTGGAATCACATAATCATTGAGATCTTGAGGGATCCTCTTAGTTGTCCTGTTCTGAACTTGGAACAGTAGGATCATCTCTCTTGTGTGGGGGAGACCAGAGCAGGACCCAGTGCCTGGATGTAGCATCAGCAGTGCTGAGTAGGGAAGGATCACCTTCCTCAAGCTGCCACCAAAGCATTTCCTAATGCAGCTGAGGGTGCTGTGAGCAGCCTTTGCCTCAGGGGCCTGTTGCAAAGCTGTTTTCTGAGAGCCCCCAGCTCTACAGGTACGTGGGGTTATTCCTCCCCAGATGCAGGATTTTGCCTTCCCTCTGTTGAACTCAACGAGGCTCCTGTTAGCCCATTTTTCCAGGCTGTCAGGCTCCCTCTGAATGACAGCACAACTCCCTGGTGTTACAGGTAAACAGGGGAATTACACACACAGGGCTGTAGGACTTCTGTCCTTGTCACAGCTGTATCTTCATTGGGAAACTAAGAATCCATactaatgaaaaagaaaagtgtgATACTTATTTGGAATGTTAACTAATGTTTCTGGCACATAATTTGCCAAACCACTGACAAGTTTAAGAATTATGTACTTAATTGGCCATATAGTTCACTATTTGGTACCAGTAGGCTTACTGCCACTAGACATTTAATTTATGGTAATGAAAACATTGTATATGTTTTTTCTTCACTAGTTGGGTATTTCAGCAGTTTAAAGATACATTAAACATTGTTTAAAAGCATATATATGGCATGTTTCATTTGGATTTATGTTTGGAATGTTGTTTTGCCTCTAAAATGGCAGCAGACGTTATCAGCAGACATGAAAAACTAACTTTTCTGTGCACATTAGTGGTAGCAGCCATTTTCTATTTCATGTTGtcttttttagaaaataaactgATCCCCTAGAATGAAATAGCTGCCAATTATAGAGTTCCTGCTTGCAAAATCAATTTAGAAAGAAGACTGTAATAAACGTGATTGTATCTACTTCTAGGACTATAAAACCTACCTGGACTTTGTGCTTGCATTAGAAAACAGAAAGgagcctgcagctctgcaatATATTTTCAAACTGCTTGATATAGAGAACAAAGGACACCTGAATGTCTTTTCCCTTAATTATTTCTTTAGGGTAAGTCTCTTTATACAAGTAGGCCATTTTCTGTGTTTATAGTGTTACAGCCTATGTGCTTCTGCATGCAGATCTGCAGGAAATCACTTTAAATTACCAATAGCCACAGGCAAGCTAGTAACGACTTCTaagaagatgatttttttttttaaagactaaaATTGGAAAGGTTTCAAAAGGTATTTTCAGTAGTTTATCTGCAGTTGAAATTAACTGGTTTGATTTTGagtaggaaaaatattttctgttgatttgggtattttttttaaattgaaaattgACCTGAGATTACGGGATGATTACCTGTTAAAATCTTTTATGATAGTTCTAATTGATTATTGCCCATGGTTTTAATTTCAACTGTAATACTGAAATTCactaaaagaaattaagataaTGAAATTTATTGATAGGCCTGTAcagctgtggggtttttcaTTCAGTGCTTTTCTTGCAAAAAGCTTACTGCATTTTTCATAGTCTGCATTTGTACCTGCTCCTTCCAAAATAGATTTAAAGtaagcttaattttttttagttgcTGTTAAAATTAACTTAAGATTTTACAATATTCCTCCAAACTGTGGCTTGTGTGTGAtaggtttttgttgttttggatttttttcttttgactaGTGGTGATTTTGGTTTGGTGAGGGGGCaggtgttttgttgttttatttttctcatcaGTACCTGAGATATCTTGGGAAGTGCTATGCAGTGAAATAGTATTTTTGCTGTGGATGGTTCCAGCTGAGTTATGAGCTTGATGCTTTATTCATGTGCAGGATTCCCTCAGTATATCTATTCAGACTCAGGGACAAGCACTCCACATTTTGTTACATGGATCTTTGTATTATAactgtgaaaataaataatgtcATTGTGCTTAGCTGTATGCTTGAAGGATGAAGAACAAGTACAGGCTTCATAGAGTCAGTAAAGCATTCAGGCCTGCTCAAGGCAGGATCTTACACAAACCTTCTTTCTGTATTGTAACAAGTCTCCTTTTGGACATGGAATGTTCTAAGTTTTCCTTGAAATCAGAACAGTTCCTCTTGCTCTGTGAATGATTGCTTTTCTGCTAGCATTAAGTGTGAATGGCTCTGCACCTACAGAGGCTGTGCAGACAAGGCTGTGCAGCTTGTGCTAGTGAAACAGTTTTGTTCATAGCTGTTACTTGCAGGTGTAGATTTGCTGATGCAGGTGTTTAAACAGTACCACATTAAATAATTGATTTGTCCTTCTGCTGATTGgtcattttccttctctctttccttaGCCTATATTTCATACTGTGTCAGAAAGGTAACCTTCTGGTTCAAGTGTATTAATATCTTAAGTTTTGAATGTTGAGGGATGATATGCAAATTGCTCAAATATAATGAGATTCATATAATATTCATTAAGAACTGTGAATTTAGAGATGTATATCATTGATTATGCCTTAACCCTGCCTCACATACggaagaaaaattattgcaAACTGTACCATGAATGCTTTGGTAGAGGGGAATACAGCTGAAAATGCAGAAGCATTTAATAACTTCCATACAGTGTCAGTATAAAACTGCACTAGCCATtcctgtcttttcttttttgtaggCTATTCAGGAGCAAATGAAAATTCATGGACAAGAACCAGTTTCTTTTCAGGATGTCAAGGTTAGCTTTACCAAATGGAGTACTGTATAAAATCTTTGAATAAGCATTTAATGATTTAATTGTGTTACATCATAATTTCTAGGTTGCTGTATATTTACTTGGAGAGTACTAGAAATGAGCTGACTTGTTCTGCTCATAGGTTTGAAAGTGCCTTCCTAGTCAGCAGTTGCTCTGTAAAATGCTGTGTTCTAGTAGTTTCCTTAATAATAGACAAATTACCTGTTAAATACATGTTGCTGTTTCTTACTCTTGAAGGTACTTGCTAAGTCCATTTTACAGTTCTGAGGATCATTCCTtgggggacagggagcagaCTGGTGACTGAAACAAACAGCCCATAAAACTGATTACTGCCTACTGTATATTTAGTTTCagtacctaaaaaaaaaaaaggacaagaaCTTCTACAAAACTTAGCACATACAAGTGAACTGAGATTCATTTTGTCACTTTGAGGCTGAAGCCTCCCCAGAAAAGCAAATTCTTGTTTGCAATGTCGAGCTGAGGACACTGCTCTGAACTACAGCAAGCCAGTCAGTCAGTGTGCTTTGTATCTTAAATGCTTTGGGGCTTAACAGCTGCTTTTTGTAAATTGGTGTGGCTGGCACTGGTTACCCAAAGATCATTCTGTATATGGTATGAAATAGCCATTATTCTGCTCATTAATGTGTGGGGCTTTTCTCCCAATTTTGACTTGTCTTTCATAGGATGAAATCTTTGATATGGTGAAGCCTAAGGACCCTTACAAAATCTCCCTTCAAGACTTGATCAACAGCAGCCAAGGAGACACTGTTACCAGCATTCTGATCGATCTGAATGGCTTCTGGACCTACGAGAACAGAGAGGTCCTTGTGGCGAGCGACAATGACAGCACTGCTGATGTTGATGATACGTGACTTCAAATGGGAGCAGACTGTATCCACAGAGATCTCAATCTGATGGCCAACTGTTGGAAGCTGGAAACATTCATTATCTGAATTAATTCCTCTTCCATTTTACTTCTCTGCCTTCCTCCTTTGCTCCCACATGTGATATAAAATGCGGTACATACACAAATCACAGAACTAATTTCTGAAACCAAAAAAGCAAGCGCTGTTTAAGAGGcaaaaataacctttttttaaaataaatatttttggacTTTCTTCATGTGTACCAAGCCCTGTTCTTATTTAAATACCTTATTCTAAGTGTGAATTTAACCTGTAAGAATGTGGTTCTTGGTATTTCAGCACTGGCCTGTGTCCACTCAGCCATCCCAAGTCTCCCTCTCCATTCTGCATGGCTTCCTCTAATGACAGCACTGTTAGCATTCTGTTGTGAAGGCAAAAGTTTTCAGTAAGAAGTAAAAGAATTTAGGCCTTTTTGTTCTATGCATGACCAGCTTTAAGTGTGTAACAGGAAGCGTAAGTAAATTATCAACCTGGATAGTTATCTAATTTTAGGAGGTTcattaacagaaataaaaccGCACTAGCTTTAGATCTAGTTAAAATTAACCAAACACCTGTACAGAGGCTTTCACCAAGTTAACCTCCTCTGCAAGTATTTTATGTAATCTGTCTTAATTGTACAGCTGAGCTACAGCAGTAGCAGTTGAAGCTGTGAAACTTATTCCTTAAGAAAGCCACAGAAATGTTTCAGCTTTCAGACAGAATTACAATAGCTCCAGGCCAGAAGTGTTTACAATCCTGCATTATTTATTAGTTTGAGGTAGTGCTGAACACATGAAAGTCTAAGGAAGGGGTGGAATATTCAGACACCAGATTTCAAAATGATATTTTGAAATCTGGTGTCTGAATATTCCACCAGGATGTGTGACTTAGTAAAGATGAAAACACTAAACAGGCACATGCACCTGTGTACAGGCATAAAGTTTCAAAACCACACGGTTTTAAAGGAAAATCCATAGCCAACTTCCAGttcaaaaattatattaaatataaaataaccGATTAATGCatttacagaaaaattaaaccaaTATGAAAGTAACCACTTTCATACAGTTTGCAAAAAAGGAAGGGTTAAGTTAAGGCACAGTGAGTAATACAGTATTTCATACAAAGAAGGCAGTGAGAGCATTTGTTATGCAACAAATAGTAGGGAaaggaggttaaaaaaaaatcaactgacATTAATTTATTGGAAGAAAAGCAGAGTATCCTTCAGCTGTCAAGGTAGTACTCAAGCTATCTGACGTTCTCTTTCTTTGATGCTATAAGAACTCCCAACAAGCTGCTTTTCTGTGTATTCCCCAGGTGTTGAATCAAGCTCTCCCTTGCAGACATTCAGGGCAAAGGAGTGATCTTATGCTGTGGTCAGCACCCTCTGTCTGACAATTCAGAAAAGGCAAAGAATGGAGTATCAAAACAGATGGACTAGAGCTGATGATTGAATCCTCCTCCTTAGATTTTCTGTAGTACTGGAGGACAGATGAGAGGAAGAATTTGTGCTGTACAGGACATTAGTTCAGGCAGAGGGTCATCTGAAATGTGCAATTAATTCCAGAAACTAAGAGCCAAGTTACCTGGCCAGTGGTGTTATATCAGGCTCCTTAGTTGGCAGTGGGAGCAAGGCCAGGGACATGTCATGATACCCAACAACCCAATTTCACTGAGGactattttaaacttttttttatatACATCTCAAGGACAGAAGTAATATTCTACATGGTAACTAGTGCAGCTTCTCTGCTCCTTTACATATAACAGTTGTCTGCAGAAAATGACTGGGGCAATGACATCTGATTGTTGCAAAGTAAACCATTCACCTTTTACAAGCTACAGGTACAACAGTCATTGCAGTAAAATAGTCTTAATTGGTATTAGATGTAGAGCTACCTGCACTTCAtttagacaaaaataaaaatttctggTTTTGCAAGTGCAGCATCGCaacacatatatatttaagagaaggaaagagtcataagtttggttttgttgtttctaGTTCTGTATGTATTCTGTGCTAACGGGATGAAAACCGTCTGCAGTGGCACATCCCTTACTGCCAGCTTAACATTCAACACCTCGTTTGTTTAGGTTACTCAAGTACACAGACTTGTGTAATCAACGTTCAAAAAAGTTCATAGTTCTACACTGGTACTGCATAGAGTGTCCAGTGCACTTGATATAATTTAGCATGACTTTATTTACTTTTCCAGACCACTGAGAATATGCATTCAAGCACATGGGTCTCTTAATTCTTGGGCTTGAGAACATCCTACACTGATGTTAGTTCTGAACTTTGCTACAGCACTGGATGGAGCAGCTGAGCACTATTAGCCTCCAAGAGTGCTGGTACTAAGTTCTTAAGAATGCTTATAGCCTCCTGGaaagttgggattttttttacttaaaaaaacaaaaagtcaGTGGACCCTTTAATTAACATTAAATCTAACATGTTTCTCTTGTgttaacaacagaaaaaaaatacatgcatACAACAGTGACAATAAATAGGGGGAATAAGACTCTGTTATAATTACTTTTGAGTTACAGGATATTAATTCCTATTAATCTATTCATAGAGAGCCAAGTTGCAAACTGTGCAAATCAGGATTTTAGAAGTAGGAAACAGCACTGCCTCTGCAATTCACAGGTGTTAGAGATACAGCAATTCAAAGACAAGACATTTCTACTTACTTTACACAGAAATTAGCTCACACATTCAATTTTAGACCAAATGTTTGTAGTgcaattttcattttaactgAAGTGCCAATTTGGCAGAATGCCTCAGCCTGTATTAGGCAGACTGAAGAGACATCGCCTAGCTCTCTCCTGATCAATAAGAATGGTAGGAGTTGTATTTCTCTGAACAAGCATAAtcctgtttttcctgtttaCAGGCAGATTGTGACACCTGACAGTTCTTATTTCTTACATTATACAGAGCTTTACACTTAAGGAGGGACAGGAACTACATcttgtttattttctgcagtGGGCGGGCAGTCTCCCTCATTTTCGAAGTTTACATTCACGAATGAAGAGCATGCTGTTGCTCCAGGCTGGTCTGTCTGGACAGGAGCTTCTCCCTGTGGCTTGTTCTGCTGTTCCTGATGCTGTCTTTCTGCTTCTTCTGACATCTTGTTTTCctgttcctcctcttcctcctagAAAGAGATAACCAGATTCATATGCTACTGTTTACTATTTACCACTTAGATGAAGTCTTTCCATAAGAGCATACCAGTTACTGTTATAGGGTAAGGACATTTGAGGGTCTAAAGCTTCATTTTAATGCTGGAATACAAATTTTAGTTTTTAGAATACTAGGGAAGACAAGCTGGGAGAAAAGGAGTGCAAGAACCCTAGCTCACACACGTACCTCCCTCTTCATTCTGTAATACTCATCAATGGCATATTGGTATTTTGGTGTGCTTATTCCCAGAACAGATGCAATCTTTTCCCCCAGGAAATCACAcactaaaaaataaagaaagttTAAATAGGATTAGTATCTAGAAGAAAATTCTTATA is part of the Passer domesticus isolate bPasDom1 chromosome 6, bPasDom1.hap1, whole genome shotgun sequence genome and harbors:
- the PPP2R3C gene encoding serine/threonine-protein phosphatase 2A regulatory subunit B'' subunit gamma isoform X2, whose translation is MSAKKSEQELKDEEMELFTKYYMEWKGGKKSDNMSYANIPRFYYRLPAEDEVLLQKLREESRAVFLQRKSRELLDNEELQNLWFLLDKHQTSPMIGEEAMINYENFLKVGEKAGPKCKQFFTAKIFAKLLHNDPYGRISIMQFFNYVMRKVWLHQTRIGLSLYDVAGQGYLRESDLENYILELIPTLPQLDGLEKSFYSFYVCTAVRKFFFFLDPLRTGKIKIQDILACSFLDDLLELRDEELSKESQETNWFSAPSALRVYGQYLNLDKDHNGMLSKEELSRYGTGTLTNIFLDRVFQECLTYDGEMDYKTYLDFVLALENRKEPAALQYIFKLLDIENKGHLNVFSLNYFFRAIQEQMKIHGQEPVSFQDVKDEIFDMVKPKDPYKISLQDLINSSQGDTVTSILIDLNGFWTYENREVLVASDNDSTADVDDT
- the LOC135302925 gene encoding protein FAM177A1 isoform X2; protein product: MEQGLSAITLYCAPAAGAMEPEQQLSKGESGFENVELGVIGKKKKVPRRVIHFASGETMEEYSTDEEEDEQEKKDLLPPVDPTTLTWGPYLWFHMLRVATSTLSVCDFLGEKIASVLGISTPKYQYAIDEYYRMKREEEEEEQENKMSEEAERQHQEQQNKPQGEAPVQTDQPGATACSSFVNVNFENEGDCPPTAENKQDVVPVPP
- the PPP2R3C gene encoding serine/threonine-protein phosphatase 2A regulatory subunit B'' subunit gamma isoform X1, which translates into the protein MRGEVAAGGRMEWERRLRARLAARRAPKKSEQELKDEEMELFTKYYMEWKGGKKSDNMSYANIPRFYYRLPAEDEVLLQKLREESRAVFLQRKSRELLDNEELQNLWFLLDKHQTSPMIGEEAMINYENFLKVGEKAGPKCKQFFTAKIFAKLLHNDPYGRISIMQFFNYVMRKVWLHQTRIGLSLYDVAGQGYLRESDLENYILELIPTLPQLDGLEKSFYSFYVCTAVRKFFFFLDPLRTGKIKIQDILACSFLDDLLELRDEELSKESQETNWFSAPSALRVYGQYLNLDKDHNGMLSKEELSRYGTGTLTNIFLDRVFQECLTYDGEMDYKTYLDFVLALENRKEPAALQYIFKLLDIENKGHLNVFSLNYFFRAIQEQMKIHGQEPVSFQDVKDEIFDMVKPKDPYKISLQDLINSSQGDTVTSILIDLNGFWTYENREVLVASDNDSTADVDDT